In one Nitrososphaera viennensis EN76 genomic region, the following are encoded:
- a CDS encoding PIN domain-containing protein, whose amino-acid sequence MSSNIVLDTQALLILYMGEEGSEHVAGLLKQVLDRKIKGYMNVVNLAELYYILGRKSKKVAEEKERNVRSFGVKIVSVKDNALWKEAAMLKANHSLSLADAFAAATAKTLRSKLVTGADPEFDGIDNVQIERVGARR is encoded by the coding sequence GTGAGCAGTAACATAGTACTTGATACTCAGGCCCTGCTTATCCTCTACATGGGCGAGGAAGGCTCAGAACATGTTGCAGGCCTGCTCAAGCAGGTTCTTGACAGGAAGATAAAGGGATACATGAATGTCGTTAACCTGGCAGAACTATACTATATCCTTGGCAGAAAGAGCAAGAAAGTGGCGGAGGAGAAGGAAAGAAACGTCAGGAGCTTTGGTGTCAAGATAGTTTCTGTAAAAGATAACGCATTATGGAAAGAAGCGGCCATGTTGAAAGCAAACCATTCGCTGTCCTTGGCCGATGCTTTTGCAGCTGCAACAGCAAAAACTTTAAGGTCAAAGCTAGTTACCGGTGCAGACCCGGAGTTCGATGGTATCGATAACGTCCAGATCGAAAGAGTGGGTGCAAGGAGGTAG
- a CDS encoding AbrB/MazE/SpoVT family DNA-binding domain-containing protein, translated as MVETVVTVTKKGQATIPKELRDKHKIGKKALAVDTEEGVLLKPVPDPLMEKGSLKELFKGKTSKELIEEARSEEAKREKKLLRRGGKSSSEQ; from the coding sequence ATGGTAGAGACTGTAGTTACAGTAACGAAGAAGGGTCAGGCTACAATACCAAAGGAGTTAAGAGACAAGCACAAGATAGGGAAAAAGGCCCTTGCCGTGGACACGGAGGAAGGTGTGCTTCTGAAGCCGGTTCCGGACCCTCTGATGGAGAAAGGTTCTCTCAAGGAGCTCTTCAAGGGCAAGACGTCCAAGGAGCTAATCGAGGAGGCCCGGTCAGAGGAAGCTAAAAGAGAAAAGAAGTTGTTAAGAAGAGGCGGCAAATCAAGCAGTGAGCAGTAA
- a CDS encoding DUF123 domain-containing protein encodes MHIGRPAIARTGSLGRLHFEKGVYAYVGSALNGLEPRISRHLSKRKENMHWHIDYLIGSPYASTEYVVMGDKQESRM; translated from the coding sequence ATGCATATTGGCAGGCCTGCTATCGCAAGAACCGGTTCCCTCGGTAGACTGCACTTTGAGAAAGGAGTCTACGCTTATGTCGGTTCAGCCCTCAATGGTCTAGAGCCAAGGATATCCAGACACCTGTCAAAAAGGAAGGAGAACATGCACTGGCACATAGACTATCTTATAGGCTCTCCTTACGCGTCCACAGAATATGTGGTAATGGGAGACAAACAAGAGAGTCGAATGTAA
- a CDS encoding peptidase associated/transthyretin-like domain-containing protein, giving the protein MPEVIRSLWFEEIGFIHEKFFDTPMGKLTVRQVVIVFVFGISAWAAFNSVGDDMLKVAITSLLVILGLAFAFQRIKTLTPEQSMMFALFAKRIDVGSARKESAVPPFSTPSASAGQGGTETFDISVLDAGDDTHDTQIQKLVVLVRDPTTGSPLPNKGCEILVDGKSAGKRLTDEEGFLTIPFVPEKPGINTIEVKPEGYAAIVKSITVDVQLPQPRQGGRLHAAKTGQGIQN; this is encoded by the coding sequence ATGCCTGAAGTGATAAGGTCGCTATGGTTTGAAGAGATAGGCTTCATTCATGAAAAGTTCTTTGACACGCCCATGGGAAAATTGACGGTAAGGCAGGTTGTCATAGTCTTTGTCTTTGGCATCTCTGCGTGGGCGGCATTTAACAGTGTAGGTGATGACATGCTAAAGGTTGCCATAACCAGCCTTCTTGTAATACTTGGCCTTGCATTTGCATTCCAGAGAATAAAGACCTTGACGCCGGAGCAGTCCATGATGTTTGCGCTATTTGCCAAAAGAATCGATGTTGGATCTGCAAGGAAGGAGAGCGCGGTACCGCCTTTTTCCACGCCGTCTGCGAGCGCAGGACAAGGTGGTACAGAAACCTTTGACATTTCTGTGCTGGATGCCGGCGATGACACCCACGATACTCAGATACAGAAGCTGGTGGTCCTTGTTAGAGATCCCACGACCGGTAGCCCTTTGCCCAACAAGGGATGCGAGATACTGGTTGACGGTAAGAGTGCGGGAAAAAGATTAACAGACGAGGAGGGATTTCTCACCATCCCTTTTGTACCCGAGAAGCCGGGCATTAACACGATTGAAGTAAAACCAGAAGGGTATGCGGCAATTGTAAAGAGCATAACAGTCGACGTGCAGTTGCCGCAGCCGCGACAAGGTGGGCGGTTGCATGCTGCCAAGACCGGGCAGGGGATACAGAATTGA
- a CDS encoding VirB4 family type IV secretion system protein, with protein MNNPAGFLTELSCKDRFKYIYEVQPLNFVMLPNSKQQELVERFRQFLNSLNSRIRLVAKKSSKAIPIGDGSYQMQFYRYFVESEENIDDRLSGFSLLYNRISEIPSYTVVRKMSDRIILPEGKMIRTFTLYKLSSTLVEGFVSETYGIADEVSIVIVPVIQEQATAKMNKYTKFLSGMILADQQKRRTSPYELVQRHTMAQQTLELLTNGQTRLFKIIVNFVVGGKDRKDLNRNVKLLKNTLQARLLYLDSPRFVQGHLLAGNLGKRLVVDTTTAATLFPFVSADIVELPDGVFLGANKLTGAPVIYDVFMHDNYNISTLGTSGSGKSFSTKIIVSRMLQRNPDAALFVFDPENEYIKLGNVLEANVVKFDPHSDMGLDPLKIYSSIDASEIIASITSLPQDYHATLRTIANKADDIQALYNSCPRSMQGYLKDLVDDGTLAHVFRGKPVEFTGRMIFSMKDIESSIEKNLLSLLLFGKVWNMINDESHLPRAVQKIVVVDEAWLYLAIPAAARFLERTARLGRKRNVCFIINTQRAADVLGESDGKPGLGRSIIENSATKVLLRQDELSADVVARAFGLSEREREHLVELDSGNGFLIAQNVHVPIKFIASEEEEQIFTTRPSDQV; from the coding sequence TTGAACAATCCCGCCGGCTTTCTGACAGAATTATCGTGCAAAGACCGTTTCAAGTACATCTATGAAGTGCAGCCACTGAACTTTGTAATGCTGCCCAATTCGAAGCAGCAGGAACTTGTCGAGAGGTTCAGGCAGTTTCTCAATTCATTGAACAGCCGAATCCGACTTGTAGCCAAGAAGAGCAGCAAGGCAATTCCTATTGGCGACGGCTCATACCAAATGCAGTTCTACCGGTATTTTGTTGAAAGTGAGGAAAACATCGATGACAGGCTGTCAGGTTTCAGCCTGCTGTACAACAGAATTTCAGAAATTCCATCATATACAGTCGTGAGAAAGATGAGCGACAGGATAATACTCCCTGAAGGAAAGATGATCAGGACATTTACCCTGTACAAGCTGTCGAGCACTCTGGTCGAGGGTTTTGTTAGCGAGACGTACGGCATTGCCGACGAGGTTTCGATAGTAATTGTCCCAGTAATTCAGGAGCAGGCTACAGCAAAGATGAACAAATACACGAAGTTCCTCAGCGGAATGATCCTTGCAGACCAGCAAAAGCGCAGAACATCACCTTACGAACTTGTCCAGAGGCATACGATGGCGCAGCAGACTCTGGAGCTCTTGACAAACGGCCAGACAAGATTGTTCAAGATAATAGTAAACTTTGTTGTCGGCGGAAAAGACAGAAAGGATCTAAACAGGAATGTGAAACTGCTAAAGAACACGCTGCAGGCCAGGCTGCTCTATCTCGACAGTCCGAGGTTTGTTCAAGGGCACCTGCTTGCCGGGAATCTGGGAAAGAGGCTTGTTGTAGATACGACTACTGCTGCTACGCTCTTTCCATTCGTGTCTGCCGACATCGTCGAATTGCCGGATGGCGTATTCCTAGGGGCAAACAAGCTCACCGGTGCTCCAGTCATTTACGACGTGTTCATGCATGACAACTATAACATATCGACTCTGGGCACAAGCGGCAGCGGCAAGTCGTTTTCAACAAAGATAATTGTGAGCAGGATGCTCCAGCGAAATCCTGATGCCGCCCTCTTTGTCTTTGACCCAGAAAACGAGTACATAAAGCTCGGAAACGTATTGGAAGCCAATGTTGTTAAATTTGATCCGCACTCAGATATGGGTCTGGATCCTCTGAAGATCTATTCTTCGATAGACGCTTCGGAGATAATCGCATCGATAACCAGCCTGCCGCAAGACTACCACGCCACGCTTCGCACCATTGCAAATAAAGCGGACGACATACAAGCGCTCTACAACAGCTGTCCTAGGAGCATGCAAGGCTATCTGAAAGATCTGGTTGATGATGGCACTCTGGCTCATGTTTTCAGAGGAAAACCGGTAGAGTTCACAGGCAGGATGATATTCTCGATGAAAGACATTGAAAGCAGCATCGAAAAGAACCTACTTTCCCTGCTGCTCTTTGGAAAGGTATGGAACATGATAAACGACGAATCACATTTGCCCAGGGCAGTACAGAAGATAGTCGTCGTAGACGAAGCATGGCTTTACTTGGCAATTCCTGCCGCAGCCAGATTTCTGGAGAGGACCGCAAGGCTTGGAAGGAAGAGAAATGTCTGCTTCATAATCAACACCCAGAGGGCGGCAGATGTCCTTGGAGAGTCTGACGGAAAGCCGGGACTTGGAAGGTCGATAATTGAAAATAGCGCAACCAAGGTTCTGCTCAGGCAGGACGAGCTGTCTGCAGATGTTGTTG